One window from the genome of Nicotiana sylvestris chromosome 9, ASM39365v2, whole genome shotgun sequence encodes:
- the LOC104230911 gene encoding uncharacterized protein: MWRKMLEARDEVEHKILWEMNRGSTNVRHENLTGLGALYHVIPPEFSINEELQEVEELRHGDNWNAQLIEQTFPKVIADHIIHEVHFDATDEYLDTPKWMPTTLSRFSVSNAWQKLSPRAPTNVKYKMLWTKGLPFKISFFLRRLWRVKIPTDDIWGRSGYVVVSKYWYCVPPQEDTFQHLFLMSTAATKVWKIFLQAICIVISMVQVSQLIRAWWNAKKIPKLKPLLQAAPAVITWELWKRRNTMKNEGEVFCNSVIHEVNKTLHYLAKVRYPWPSRILLLWPEMVHCFEGYKPFVVTKRITWQLPYDGWFKCNVDGASRGNLGPISYGFCVRDCEGDLMFSKIVEIGETINIVKEAKSILAGLVYCVEKQLHPLFMETDSLVMKRIIEGEWESPWCIGAEVKKIKEIKSNFNVLFLQVLREGNVVADFLANLVFSFAGTVTFTSYQELSSPRKTLVNMEKSQIPKLRIRVAKRKAPD; the protein is encoded by the coding sequence ATGTGGAGAAAGATGTTGGAAGCAAGGGATGAAGTGGAGCATAAAATACTATGGGAGATGAATAGGGGCTCTACcaatgtaaggcatgaaaatttgaCTGGATTAGGGGCTTTGTATCATGTAATACCCCCAGAGTTTTCTATAAATGAagaactacaagaagtggaagaATTGAGGCATGGAGATAATTGGAATGCTCAACTGATTGAGCAAACATTTCCTAAAGTTATAGCAGATCATATAATACATGAAGTGCATTTTGATGCAACTGATGAATACTTGGATACTCCTAAGTGGATGCCAACAACTTTAAGCAGATTTTCAGTGAGTAATGCATGGCAAAAACTAAGTCCTAGAGCTCCTACAAATGTAAAATATAAGATGTTGTGGACCAAAGGCTTGCCTTTCAAAATTTCTTTCTTTCTACGGAGATTATGGAGAGTAAAGATACCTACGGATGATATTTGGGGGAGGAGTGGTTATGTAGTTGTCTCTAAGTATTGGTATTGTGTTCCACCACAAGAAGACACTTTTCAGCACCTATTCCTAATGAGTACTGCTGCAACAAAAGTGTGGAAGATATTTCTTCAAGCAATATGTATTGTAATTAGCATGGTACAGGTAAGCCAATTAATAAGAGCATGGTGGAATGCAAAAAAAATTCCCAAACTCAAGCCACTGCTTCAGGCAGCTCCAGCAGTTATCACATGGGAACTGTGGAAGAGAAGAAATACAATGAAAAATGAGGGAGAAGTATTTTGCAATAGTGTCATTCATGAGGTGAATAAGACATTGCATTACCTTGCTAAAGTGAGGTATCCATGGCCATCAAGGATTTTGTTATTATGGCCAGAAATGGTCCATTGCTTTGAAGGTTACAAGCCTTTTGTGGTGACCAAAAGAATAACATGGCAGCTTCCATATGATGGCTGGTTCAAGTGTAATGTTGATggcgcttcaagaggtaaccttGGGCCGATCTCCTATGGTTTTTGTGTGCGTGATTGTGAAGGTGATTTGATGTTTTCCAAGATAGTGGAGATAGGTGAAACTATTAATATTGTGAAAGAAGCTAAATCAATACTTGCAGGCTTGGTTTATTGTGTTGAGAAACAGCTACACCCTCTTTTTATGGAGACCGACTCACTGGTGATGAAGAGGATAATTGAAGGTGAATGGGAATCTCCTTGGTGTATAGGAGCAGAAGTGAAGAAGATTAAGGAGATTAAGAGCAATTTCAATGTGCTTTTTCTGCAAGTGCTAAGGGAGGGCAATGTTGTTGCTGATTTTTTAGCTAACCTAGTTTTTTCTTTTGCAGGTACTGTCACTTTTACCTCATATCAGGAACTATCTTCTCCACGAAAGACATTGGTAAACATGGAAAAATCTCAAATCCCTAAACTTAGGATTAGGGTTGCTAAAAGGAAAGCACCAGATTGA